One window from the genome of Sebastes umbrosus isolate fSebUmb1 chromosome 12, fSebUmb1.pri, whole genome shotgun sequence encodes:
- the LOC119499373 gene encoding tissue factor-like isoform X3 has translation MGTLCPKQRTYAGCLWTLKPSSSGLPHHLTTNTLSSTLDQEEQLFMIGLKAFMFSSSDNGDWLDIVDCIQVSGSECDLTNNLEDFDRTFTADVKTEAENVEYDYDELPHTYSPQFNPYKDSNISAVNFTVEAVDERTVIVNITDPLTGIHRRGKQLSLRDVFKKELNYKISYYKSESTNKRDNISESSTAEVSTLDAGQSYCFMVAASIRNRPESTKLGAWSKQKCTPGTTNGLQELSLGAWVGAVFILLTVLIIIVTVTVLCCRCCRQRNTSQQSSAPI, from the exons AAGTGGACTACCACACCATCTGACTACAAATACACTGTCCAGTACTCTAG ATCAGGAGGAACAATTGTTCATgataggactaaaagcattcatgttttcctccag CGATAATGGTGACTGGCTGGACATTGTCGACTGCATCCAAGTGTCAGGATCAGAATGTGATCTGACCAACAACCTTGAAGACTTCGACAG GACCTTCACTGCTGACGTCAAAACAGAGGCTGAGAACGTGGAATATGACTACGACGAGCTCCCTCACACCTATTCCCCGCAGTTCAACCCCTATAAAGACA GTAACATCAGTGCTGTGAACTTCACTGTGGAGGCTGTAGATGAGAGAACAGTAATTGTCAACATCACAGATCCTCTGACTGGTATTCACCGGCGTGGGAAGCAGCTCAGCCTCAGAGACGTTTTCAAAAAGGAGCTCAACTATAAGATCAGCTACTACAAGTCTGAAAGTACCAACAAG AGAGACAACATATCTGAATCCAGTACAGCAGAGGTGTCGACGCTGGATGCAGGACAGAGTTACTGCTTCATGGTGGCAGCTTCCATCCGCAACAGACCCGAAAGCACCAAGCTGGGAGCCTGGAGCAAACAGAAGTGTACACCTGGAACCACTAACGGTCTGcaag AGTTGAGCCTCGGTGCGTGGGTCGGTGCAGTCTTCATCCTTCTCACGGTCCTCATCATCATCGTTACGGTGACGGTCCTCTGCTGCAGATGCTGCCGACAAAGAAACACATCTCAACAATCATCGGCACctatttag